The sequence ATGCCAGTATAATAGCAGTAAATGCTGTCCAAGTCATAATAGCAGGATTAAAAGACTTTGTAATTCTTACAGCTCCTGTAACTTCTGAATAGGTTGTATTTGGTGGACCTCCAAAAAATGCAGCCACTGAAGTTGCTAAACCATCTCCTAAAAGAGTATTTTTAAGTCCAGGCTCTTTTAAATAATCATGCTTTGTAACATTTCCAATAGCAATTATATTTCCAATATGTTCTATCGTTGGGGCAATCGCAACTGGAATCATATATAAAATTGCATTTAGTTCAAAAGTTGGAGTTTTGAAATTTGGTAGAGCAAGCCAAGAAGCACTTGCCACTGGCGAAAAATCAATAATTCCAGCCAATAAGCTGACACCATAACCAACGCTTACACCACAAATTATAGGAATTAATTTAAAAATTCCTTTTCCAAACATTATAACAATTATAGTAGAAATTAGTGTAATCATTGCAATTATTATAGATAACTCTTGCGAGTAAGAAGCATCTTTTCCCATAGCCATTCCAACGGCACTTGGACTTAAAATAAGACCTATTGTAATGATAACAGGACCAACTACAACAGGTGGCAAAAGTTTATGTAAAAACTCTTCACCCTTTAGTCTAACTAAAAAACTAAGAGCAACATAAAAAAGTCCAGCAAAGACAAGTCCACCCATAGTTGCACTTATGCCCCACTCTTTAACACTAAATGCAATAGGAGCTATAAAAGCAAAACTACTTGCTAAAAATATTGGAACAACTTTTTTTCTTGTGCAAATTTGGAATATCAAAGTTCCAATACCTGCGGTAAATAAAGCTACATTTACATCAAGTCCTGTAAGAATTGGCATAAGCACCAAAGCACCAAAAGCAACAAATAAAAACTGAGCACCAAGCACAGCATCTTTAACTCTAAAATCATAATCGGTTGGATTCATTTTTTCCTTTCGTAGATTAATTGTGTGTAGAAAGAAAATTTTTGATAATAGTTTGAGTATTTCGCATATTTTTCAAAAAATTCTTAAAGCCAAATTCAACAGGTAACAAAGAGTATTTGCAGAAAATTAAACCTATAGTTAAATTTATCTTTCGTAATTTCCCAAAAAATAATTATATAGAAATTTAACTTAAAAAAAAGTATGATTTAAAATTTACTAAAGTTACTCTTCAAAAAAGTCATTATCAAGCTCTTTTATCTCATAAGTAGTTTTTACTTGAATTCCAACATTATATTCATACATTAAATCAACTAATTTACTTCCATCTATTAAAATAATCTTATGATGTGCGTTGTTTGCTTTTTGTATGGCTAAGTTATCAAAAGTTGAAGTAGTTATGAAAACACCTTTTTTGGTATCACCACTCATAGCACCTATGAAATTTCTAATGTCTAGTTCACGAACTTTATTTTCTGTGTATCTTTTAGCTTGTATATAAATTTTTTCAAGTCCAAGTTTATCTTCATTTATAATGCCATCAATCCCGCCATCTTTTGATTTTGAAGTTTCAAAGAATTCTCCATAACCCATTTTTTCTAGTAATTTTAAAACAATTTTTTCAAAAAAATACGGATCACTATCTTTTAATCTTTCTAATAGTTCAATTTTCGTTTGAGTTTCAATATTTGAAATACCATTTTCTATAAGCTCTAAAGGACTTTCATCTAGTATATCATTGTCTTTTTTATCACTGGTTTGTAATTTATTATTTTGATAATTTTGAAATTCAGCATCATTTTTTAAATCAAAAATAGTAAAGTTTCCTTTTTTAGCAATTTCCCTACCTTTTTTGGTTATTTTTATAAAACCACGCTTTGGATAAATAACAAACTTTCCCATTTTTAAATATGAATATCCCCATCCTATTCTATCTTCTAAAATATTAATACCACTTTTTGTTTTTTGCTGTAATAAATTTTCTGGTATATTGCTGTAGAACTTTTTATAAACTTTTTTCTTTAAGTCTTTGTTGTAAATTTCATCTTCATCAACTAAAACTTTTAAGATAGGTATAAATGTTTCGTGAAATTTAGGTAGTTGCATATTTGTCCTTAATTAATTTATATTTATAAAATTCATAAATACGGTTTTGCATATTTAAAAGTTAATAATTAAATATGCAAAGCAAATTCTTTTACTTTAAAATCTAATTCAAACAAATCATCTATATCAGTAATTTTTGTTGAACCAAATTTATCCAAGCTTTCAAAAACTATTTTTTTATTATCTAAAAATTTACACTCATTATTTAGAAATTTCTTTACATAAATTTCATTTGCTGCATTTATTATGGTTCCTAAATCTGGGTTTTTAACAACCTCATCTTTTAGACTAAATATTGGAAATTTTTCTAGGTCAATTTTTTGAAATTCCATTTTTTTCAAATTTAAAAGGTCAAAGTTTGAAACTATTTCTTCATTTAAATCATCAATTATGGCATGAGAAATTGCAAGTTTCATATCAGCTATACTAATATGTGCAGTAGTTGAGCCATCTATAAAATCAATTAAAGCGTGAATCGTTGAGCTTTTTTCAATAATCGCATCGAGATTTTTAACACCATAAAGCCAATAAGCTTCCATTATCTCAAAAAGCTTGTTTGTCATAGTTGCACTATCAATTGTAATCTTAGATCCCATTTTCCAATTTGGATGTTTAAGTGCCATTTGTGGAGTTGCATTTTTAAGCTCTCCTAAAGGAGTATCCCTAAAAGCTCCGCCACTTGCAGTTATAATCATCTTTTTAATCTTCAAACTATCTTTTAGTAAAAATTTCAAACCAAAATGCTCACTATCAATAGCTTTAATTTTTTTACTATCTAAAAATTTACCTCCAGCCACAAGACTTTCTTTGTTTGCAAGACATAGGGTTTTACCTAATTTTTGCACCAAAATACTTGGTTTAAGCCCTGCAAATCCAACTAAAGCATTTACCACTTTGGAGCTTTGGCACTCTTTTAACATATCTAAAAGTCCATTTTCACCGATAAATACTTTGTTATGATTTACTTTGTCTTTTAAAAATTTATCTCCAATACAAACAAATTTAGGACTAAATTTGGAAATTTGTTCATTTAGTAATTTATAGTTTTTATTACAGCTTAATGCTTCTATTTCAAGGTTAAATCTCTTAGCTATCTCTAAGCTATTAACCCCAATGCTTCCAGTTGAACCTAAAACTACCATGTTACAACTAAACTAAGTACCATAGAGGCAAAAAGAAGTCCATCAACTCTATCTAAAACGCCACCATGTCCAGGAAAAAGTGTACCACTATCTTTTACACCTGCTTTTCTTTTTAAATAACTCTCAAAAAGATCACCAAATACGCTAGAAATTGATATTAAGATTATAGACCAAATGCTAAACACATTACCATCTATAAAATTTTTATTATATAAAAATCCCAAAACAACACCACAAAGTATACCGCCTAAAACGCCCTCTATAGTTTTATTAGGAGATGTTGGGGTAAATCTATATCTTCCAAACATCTTTCCTATAAAATATGCCCCGCTATCAGTTGCCACAACTATAGCAATCACAAACACTAAACAGGATATACCAAGAGTATTATATATACTAAACATTATAAAAATAGGTGCAACAGGGTATAAAAATGGTAAAATTGATTCCCAATTTTGCCTATTCATAAGTGCTAAATATGAGGCTATAAAAAGAATTAAAAACATTATAAATTTATATGTGCCCTCAAAACTGCCTGCAAAAGGAAGAAACAATACAAAAGAAACCATAGCTACAATGATAAGCTCCCATTTTTCAACCTTAAATAGCAACAAACTCTCTGAAAAAGCAATGGCTAAGATAGCAGCAAAAACTAAGACATTCAACAACCAAATATCCAAAAAAACAAGCACAAGTAGTGCTAAAATCATAATACCTGCCGTCTTTAAACGCGCTTCCATAAATTCTCCTTTTATACTTTTAAAATTTCTATTGTATCGTAATTTACGTAATTCACAAAAGCTCCATTTATGACCTTAACATTCTCTTTTTTTGTAAAATCAACTAAATACTTACCGCTCTCTTTTACGCTCATATTAACACATAAATTTGCAGCAAATTCTATAATATCTTCGCTAAGCTTTTGCTTATTAGTTTTTACTATTACATGAGCAGATGGAATATCTTTGATATGAAACCAAAAGTCATTCTTTTTTGCATTTTTTAAAAGCAAAATATTACCTTTTTCATTTTTACCAACTGAAATTTTAAACTCATTTATATAGAAATTTTCAATATTGTCATGCTCTTTTTCATACTTTTTTTTCTGACTTTTTCTAGGTAACAAAATTTCAAGCTCTTCAATAGTTTTTGCATTTTTTAGCATATATTTTAAATTTTCTAAAAACTTGATTTTTTCATTTAAATTTTTCTCTTCTATAGATATTCCTAGTGCTTTTTGCTTTAACTTTTTACTCTCTTCAAACATCTGCTTAGTGCTATTTTTAGGACTTTCTTCTAGCTTTATAAATATATCTTTTCCCTCAAAATCAACAAGTTTTAACTCTCTATCAAAATCTTTTAAATTATGCAGATTTGCAGTTATGATTCTAGCTTTATTATTAAGAACCTCACTTTGATTTAAAAGCTCCTCTTTGCTTTGTAGTGAGTTTAAGTTTTTTTGTACACCTGAAAGCTTTTTTTCAACTTGAGATAACTTAGAAAATTTCACATTTTCCATCTGTTTTAAATTTATCTTTTCAAACTCATTTTTAAAAAACTCATTGAAATTTAAGATGTCTTCACTCTCTTTTTCTTTAATGTTTATTGGATCTAAATGGATAAGTTCTTTTCCAGGTTTTATAGTTCTGTTTTGGTTTTCATAGTGGCTTAATGCATCTAATATCATATTTTTTTCATCTGCTATAACAACATTTGTAAACCGACCTGTGAACTCAAAATATATATTAGATTCTACTTTTTTATAGCTTCCTTTTTGAACAGCTTTTATGTGCAAAATTCTATTCCCATCCAAAACTTCTATTTTTTCTATATAAGATGAGTTAAATCTTTTTGCCAAAGTAACATCAAAAGGAGCGTTATAGTGTTTGGAGCTCTGAAATTCATCATTTTTATATATGGAAGAATTTCCTTTGCTCATATCAAAAAAAAGCTTTTCTTTGCTGTTAAAGTCTATGACTAATACCCTATCATTAGCTCTTTTAATGGTATTAATTTTATTATATTTTTGTAAATATTGTCCTATTTGTATTAAAATTTTATATTTCATTCTTTAATTATATTCAAATTTATACAATTTTAGATAAAATGATATCAATTTAGATAAATTAGAGGCTATTATGAAATTAACAATAACAGAAAAAATATTTAGTGAACATGCTGGTAAAGAGGTTTTGGCTGGGCAGATAACTCAAAGCAATATTGATATGATAATAGGAAATGATATAACTACGCCTATTTCAATAAAAGCTTTTAGAGAAAGTGGAGCTAAAAAACTTGCAAATCCATATGGCTTTGCACTAGTTATGGACCACTACATTCCAGCAAAAGATATAATGAGTGCCAATCAAGCTAAAATTTCAAGAGATTTTGCTTATGAGCATGATTTACCATATTTTTTTGATGAAAAAGATTTAGGAATTGAACATGCTTTGCTTCCTGAAAAAGGGCTTGTGATACCAGGAGATGTTATAATCGGAGCTGATTCTCACACCTGTACACATGGTGCTTTAGGAGCTTTTTCAACCGGTATGGGCTCAACTGATTTAGCTTACGCTATGATAACTGGAAATAACTGGTTTAAAGTTCCGCAAAGTATAAAAGTGGCTTTTAATGGAAAGCCAGAGGAGCATGTCTATGGAAAAGATTTGATTTTAGAAATTATTAGACAAATAGGCGTTGATGGCGCTTTATATAAAGCGTTAGAATTTACAGGTGATACTATAAACTATCTTGAAATGGATGATAGATTTTCACTTTGCAACATGTCAATAGAAGCAGGTGCAAAAAGTGGGATAATTGCAGTTGATGAAATTACAAAAGAATTTTTAAAAGATAAAAACTTAAGAGATAAACCAAAATATCACTATTCAGACGAAGGTGCAAATTATGAAAGAATTTTGGAAATTGATGTTAGTAGACTTGAGCCTTTAGTTGCATATCCATTTTTACCTAGCAATGGAAAAAGTATAACTCAAGCTGTCAAAGATGATATAGCGATTGACCAAGCATTTATCGGAAGTTGCACTAATGGAAGAATTAGTGATTTAAGAATAGCAGCAAAAATTCTAAAAGGCAAAAGAGTTGCAAGAAAAACAAGACTTATCATAACTCCAGCAACACAAAAGATTTTAATGCAAGCTCAAAAAGAAGGACTTGTAGATATATTTATAGAAGCAGGAGCAGTTGTAAGTAATCCAACTTGTGGTGCTTGTCTTGGTGGGTATATGGGAATTTTAGGTGCTGGTGAGAGATGTATATCAACTACAAATAGAAATTTTATTGGAAGAATGGGCGATAGAAGCAGTGAAATTTACTTGTCAAACTCTGCAGTTGCTGCTGCAAGTGCAATTACAGGCAAAATAACGGATCCAAGAGATTTGTAGTGAAATCTTGTGTAATATTAGGTGGTGGAAAAAGCTCTAGAATGGGCAAAGATAAAACACTTTTACCATTTAAGGGACAACCTAGTTTAACACACTATCAATACAATAAGCTTAAAGTTGTTTTTGATAATGTTTTTGTAAGTGCTAAAAATCAAAAATTTAATCCGCCTTTACCCATAATTGAAGATAGAATTAATGACTATTCTCCAATGCTTGCTCTTTATTCTATCTTATCATATTTTAAAAATGAAAAAATTTTTATAATACCTGCTGATATGCCTTTTGTGGAAATTGATACTATAAGAAAACTATATAACGAATCAATAGGTTATGAAATTTGCGTGGCTGGTGATAGTGAATTTAGACATAGTCTGTGTGGCTTTTTTGATAGTAATTTAGCAAATTTAACAAAAACTCTATATGAGAAAAAAGAGCATAAAATAGGACTTTTGTTTAAAGAGGTTAAATTTAAAGAGATTAAATTTAATAACAATGAACAATTTTTTAATATAAATTACCCCAAAGACTATGAAAAGGCAAATTTATGAAAAAGGTTATTTTTCTCTCTTTTTGTGCGATTTTTGCTTTAGCAAATGATGATATTTTAAAAAAAGCACAATACTATGAGAGCATAGGGGATTATAAAAATGCTATGCTTTATTATAAAAAGCTTGTAGAAAAACCTAATATCAAAGAGATATCTATCGATATCAACAATACAAAAGAACTTCAAAAAGAAGAAATTGTAGCATCTGCTAAAAAGATTAATAAAGCACAAAATGAAGTTAAAGTGCAAGTTATTGATCTAACTAAAAAGTATAAAACTGCTGATGAGAGTGATGGGATTATAATACATAAATTTAAACCTAATTATATAGCATACGCTCATGATACTACAAATAAAGGCGATAGAAAAAAAGATGAGCTTAAATTTCAATTAAGTATTCAAAAGCCAATCATAGACAATTTTTTTGGCTTAGATGAAACTATAACTTTTGCATACACACAGCAATCTTTTTGGCAAATTTGGGAAGATTCTGCACCTTTTAGAACTACTAGCTACGAGCCTGAGATATTTGTAACTATTCCAGTTGAGTTTTTAAACTTTGACTATCTTAGATTTGGACTAAACCATCAATCAAATGGAGAAGATGGTAAAGATTCTAGATCTTGGAATAGGTTTTATGTTGGAACAAATTTCAATATTGGAAATTTAGAAATATCACCTAGAGTT is a genomic window of Campylobacter blaseri containing:
- a CDS encoding uracil-xanthine permease family protein, with amino-acid sequence MNPTDYDFRVKDAVLGAQFLFVAFGALVLMPILTGLDVNVALFTAGIGTLIFQICTRKKVVPIFLASSFAFIAPIAFSVKEWGISATMGGLVFAGLFYVALSFLVRLKGEEFLHKLLPPVVVGPVIITIGLILSPSAVGMAMGKDASYSQELSIIIAMITLISTIIVIMFGKGIFKLIPIICGVSVGYGVSLLAGIIDFSPVASASWLALPNFKTPTFELNAILYMIPVAIAPTIEHIGNIIAIGNVTKHDYLKEPGLKNTLLGDGLATSVAAFFGGPPNTTYSEVTGAVRITKSFNPAIMTWTAFTAIILAFVGKLGAFIATVPACVIGGIMLLLFGIIASVGMETLIKNQVDVNNPKNIIIISLILVFAIGGMMFDFGFASFSGIGLGALIGVILNFVLPDIKIDEKDKIL
- a CDS encoding restriction endonuclease, with protein sequence MQLPKFHETFIPILKVLVDEDEIYNKDLKKKVYKKFYSNIPENLLQQKTKSGINILEDRIGWGYSYLKMGKFVIYPKRGFIKITKKGREIAKKGNFTIFDLKNDAEFQNYQNNKLQTSDKKDNDILDESPLELIENGISNIETQTKIELLERLKDSDPYFFEKIVLKLLEKMGYGEFFETSKSKDGGIDGIINEDKLGLEKIYIQAKRYTENKVRELDIRNFIGAMSGDTKKGVFITTSTFDNLAIQKANNAHHKIILIDGSKLVDLMYEYNVGIQVKTTYEIKELDNDFFEE
- the dxr gene encoding 1-deoxy-D-xylulose-5-phosphate reductoisomerase, whose amino-acid sequence is MVVLGSTGSIGVNSLEIAKRFNLEIEALSCNKNYKLLNEQISKFSPKFVCIGDKFLKDKVNHNKVFIGENGLLDMLKECQSSKVVNALVGFAGLKPSILVQKLGKTLCLANKESLVAGGKFLDSKKIKAIDSEHFGLKFLLKDSLKIKKMIITASGGAFRDTPLGELKNATPQMALKHPNWKMGSKITIDSATMTNKLFEIMEAYWLYGVKNLDAIIEKSSTIHALIDFIDGSTTAHISIADMKLAISHAIIDDLNEEIVSNFDLLNLKKMEFQKIDLEKFPIFSLKDEVVKNPDLGTIINAANEIYVKKFLNNECKFLDNKKIVFESLDKFGSTKITDIDDLFELDFKVKEFALHI
- a CDS encoding phosphatidate cytidylyltransferase; translation: MEARLKTAGIMILALLVLVFLDIWLLNVLVFAAILAIAFSESLLLFKVEKWELIIVAMVSFVLFLPFAGSFEGTYKFIMFLILFIASYLALMNRQNWESILPFLYPVAPIFIMFSIYNTLGISCLVFVIAIVVATDSGAYFIGKMFGRYRFTPTSPNKTIEGVLGGILCGVVLGFLYNKNFIDGNVFSIWSIILISISSVFGDLFESYLKRKAGVKDSGTLFPGHGGVLDRVDGLLFASMVLSLVVTW
- a CDS encoding NFACT RNA binding domain-containing protein, which produces MKYKILIQIGQYLQKYNKINTIKRANDRVLVIDFNSKEKLFFDMSKGNSSIYKNDEFQSSKHYNAPFDVTLAKRFNSSYIEKIEVLDGNRILHIKAVQKGSYKKVESNIYFEFTGRFTNVVIADEKNMILDALSHYENQNRTIKPGKELIHLDPINIKEKESEDILNFNEFFKNEFEKINLKQMENVKFSKLSQVEKKLSGVQKNLNSLQSKEELLNQSEVLNNKARIITANLHNLKDFDRELKLVDFEGKDIFIKLEESPKNSTKQMFEESKKLKQKALGISIEEKNLNEKIKFLENLKYMLKNAKTIEELEILLPRKSQKKKYEKEHDNIENFYINEFKISVGKNEKGNILLLKNAKKNDFWFHIKDIPSAHVIVKTNKQKLSEDIIEFAANLCVNMSVKESGKYLVDFTKKENVKVINGAFVNYVNYDTIEILKV
- the leuC gene encoding 3-isopropylmalate dehydratase large subunit; protein product: MKLTITEKIFSEHAGKEVLAGQITQSNIDMIIGNDITTPISIKAFRESGAKKLANPYGFALVMDHYIPAKDIMSANQAKISRDFAYEHDLPYFFDEKDLGIEHALLPEKGLVIPGDVIIGADSHTCTHGALGAFSTGMGSTDLAYAMITGNNWFKVPQSIKVAFNGKPEEHVYGKDLILEIIRQIGVDGALYKALEFTGDTINYLEMDDRFSLCNMSIEAGAKSGIIAVDEITKEFLKDKNLRDKPKYHYSDEGANYERILEIDVSRLEPLVAYPFLPSNGKSITQAVKDDIAIDQAFIGSCTNGRISDLRIAAKILKGKRVARKTRLIITPATQKILMQAQKEGLVDIFIEAGAVVSNPTCGACLGGYMGILGAGERCISTTNRNFIGRMGDRSSEIYLSNSAVAAASAITGKITDPRDL
- the mobA gene encoding molybdenum cofactor guanylyltransferase codes for the protein MKSCVILGGGKSSRMGKDKTLLPFKGQPSLTHYQYNKLKVVFDNVFVSAKNQKFNPPLPIIEDRINDYSPMLALYSILSYFKNEKIFIIPADMPFVEIDTIRKLYNESIGYEICVAGDSEFRHSLCGFFDSNLANLTKTLYEKKEHKIGLLFKEVKFKEIKFNNNEQFFNINYPKDYEKANL
- a CDS encoding phospholipase A — protein: MKKVIFLSFCAIFALANDDILKKAQYYESIGDYKNAMLYYKKLVEKPNIKEISIDINNTKELQKEEIVASAKKINKAQNEVKVQVIDLTKKYKTADESDGIIIHKFKPNYIAYAHDTTNKGDRKKDELKFQLSIQKPIIDNFFGLDETITFAYTQQSFWQIWEDSAPFRTTSYEPEIFVTIPVEFLNFDYLRFGLNHQSNGEDGKDSRSWNRFYVGTNFNIGNLEISPRVWATFGLDDTNKDIKDYLGYGDIEFKYNFTNSQILAVLRNNLNFSDNKGSLEFNYFFPIFSGKFQGFFQYFTGYGESLIDYNRHVNKFSLGISIFND